TATCTTTGGAAAATAGAGCTATTAACGGGCCGACATCATCAAATTCGTTGTCAGTTAGCACATATTCAGTGTCCTATTCGTGGCGATGTAAAATATGGTTTCCCTCGTTCTAATCACGATAAAAGTATATCGCTTCATGCAAGAAGCATACATTTTTTACACCCTATTTCTAATAAGGAAATATCGATAGTAGCACCCGTTCCAAATGAAAAATTATGGAAAATATTTGAAAAATCTGTTAATGACTGATTTAAAATAAAATGCCATGATTGATTTAAAACGTGTTTTGTTTTCAACAATTTTATGTTAATAAATTGTTAAGTGTCTATAAGCCAAATAAATGAAATTTTTGCTTGTATTAAAAGCTAGTTTGCATTATTCTGAAAATCAAAAACATATGTCAGCATACTTTAATTGTTAATATTGTTGTTAAAAACTAAATTAGCATAAAATATATAAATGATATAATTTGCTCGACGAAAATTCTAAAGCTATTCAACTGAAAATAATAATAGTAATAATATAAAATGGAAACACTTGTGGACAAAAAAGTCATGACAAAAAACGAAATTGCTCAAAATGAGTCTCTTACTGTTTATTCTTTCGATGAAGCTTATCAAGGTGCACTCGATTATTTCAAAGGTGATGAGCTTGCTGCCAAGGTATGGGTTACAAAATATGCCTTAAAAGATTCATACGGAAAAATTTATGAACGAAGCCCAGAAGATATGCATTGGCGCATCGCAAATGAAATAGCACGTATCGAAAAAAAATATCCTAATCCTATGTCGGCGCAAGAAGTTTACGAACTATTAAAAGATTTTAAATACATTGTGCCGCAAGGAAGCCCGATGTCTGGTATTGGCAATAATTTTCAGATAGCATCATTATCAAATTGTTTTGTAATAGGGATGGAAGGGAATAGCGATTCGTACGGTGGGATTATGAAAATCGACGAAGAGCAAGTGCAACTTATGAAACGTAGAGGAGGGGTTGGACACGATTTAAGCCACATTCGTCCTTCGGGAAGTCCTGTGCTAAATAGTGCACTTACTTCTACAGGTTTGGTGCCTTTTATGGAACGTTATAGCAATAGCACGCGCGAAGTTGCACAAGATGGACGTCGTGGTGCACTTATGCTTACGGTATCAATCAAACATCCCGATGCTGAGAGCTTTATTGATGCTAAACTCGAACAAGGAAAGGTTACAGGAGCAAATGTTTCTGTAAAGATTGACGACGAGTTTATGCGAGCTGCCATAAACGGACAAAAATATATTCAACAGTATCCGATTGATAGTCCCAATCCCAAATATACCAAAGAAATAGACGCTGCTATGCTTTGGCGAAAAATAATACACAACGCATGGAAATCTGCTGAGCCTGGAATACTTTTTTGGGATACCATTATTCGTGAATCTGTAGCTGATTGTTACAAAGATTTGGGCTTTCGAACAGTGGCCACCAATCCATGTGGTGAAATTCCGTTGTGTCCTTACGATAGTTGCCGCTTATTAGCGATTAACCTATATGGTTATGTTGTAAATCCATTTACTTCTGCTGCATTTTTTGATTTCGATTTATTTAAAAAACATGCTCATGCAGCTCAACGTATAATGGATGATATTATAGACCTTGAACTTGAAAAAATCGATGCTATTTTGCAAAAAATAGATAGCGACCCCGAATCGGATGAAGTAAAACGAACCGAACGCCAATTATGGGAAAAAATTAGAATAAAAGCCATTCAAGGACGTAGAACCGGTATCGGTATTACAGCAGAAGGTGATATGCTTGCTGCACTTAATCTTCGTTATGGTAGCGATGAAGCTATTGATTTTTCTGTAAAAGTTCATAAAACACTGGCTATCGAAGTATATCGTTCATCGGTTTATACGGCTAAAGAACGTGGACCATTCCCAATTTACGATACTAATCGTGAGAAAGATAATCCATTTATAAATAGAATAAAAGAAGCAGACCCCGAACTCTATAAAGAAATGACGCGTTATGGTCGTAGAAATATTTCTTTATTAACGATAGCACCAACTGGTTCAACAAGCATTCTTACACAAACAACCTCGGGCATAGAACCCGTTTTCAGGCCTGTGTATAAACGTCGTCGCAAAGTTAATCCAAATGACAAAAATGTTAAAGTAAGCTTTGTTGATGAAGTTGGCGATTCATGGGAAGAATATGTAGTATTTCATCATAAATTTATTACATGGTTAGAGCAGAATGCTTACGACTTAAATGAAGTTTATCAATATAACGATGAAAAGTTAGACGAATTAGTTAAGAAATCACCTTATTATTTGGCAACTGCAAATGATGTAGATTGGGTTGCAAAGGTAAAAATGCAAGGCGAAATTCAAAAATGGGTCGATCATTCTATTAGTGTTACAGTAAACCTACCTGAAGAAGTTACCAAAGAAATTGTTGCAAAAGTATATGAAACAGGCTGGGAAAGCGGTTGTAAAGGAATTACGGTTTATCGCGAGGGCAGCCGTTCGGGGGTTTTAATTTCTAAAGATAATAAAAATAAAAATGCACAGCCCAATACATTACCATTCGAAATAAAAAAACGTCCTAAAATGCTAGAAGCCGATGTGGTTCGTTTTCATAATAATAATGAAAAATGGGTCGCTTTTATAGGCCTTTTAGATGGTAAACCTTACGAAATATTTACAGGGATAGAAGACGAAGACGTACTTGTAATACCTAAGTCGATTAAAAAAGGATATATCATTAAAAATAAGGACGAAGAAGGACAAACACGTTACGATTTTCAATATGTCGATAAACACGGATATAAAACTACAATCGAAGGTTTATCGCGTATGTTCGATAAGGAATTTTGGAATTATGCGAAATTAATTTCGGGAGTTTTACGGTATGGTATGCCTATTACCGACGTCATCAATCTAGTTGGCTCTTTGCAATTAGATAGCGACAATATCAATACATGGAAAGCAGGTGTTGAAAGAGCATTAAAGAAATATATTCCCGATGGTGCAAAGCCCAAAAAAGGTGCTATTTGTCCAAATTGTGGTCAAGATGCATTGGTATATAAAGAAGGATGCTTAACGTGCTCGCATTGTGGTTATTCTAAATGTGGATAATGTTTAAATTTAAGGGTTAAATGCCATGTAAAAGGGGGGCTGTTAATCGCAGTCCCTTTTTTTGTAAAAAAATCAAAAAAAATTTGTCAAATAAAAAAAAACAATCTATATTTGCACCCGATTTTGTTCTAACTAGTATTGTCCGATGGTGTAATGGTAGCACTGCAGATTTTGGTTCTGCCTGTCCAAGTTCGAATCTTGGTCGGACAACGTGCTGTCCCGTTGTGTAATGGTAGCACAGCAGACTCTGGATCTGTTAGTCGGGGTTCGAGTCCCTGCGGGACAACGGGAAGTTTAAAAAAATAAAAAATAGGCTGTCTCTAAAAAGGACAGCCTATTTTTTATTATACAGAATCTGGTAATTAGAGTTTAACAAATGGTAAAGTATAATTTTTCTCAGCATTAATAATTTTAACTATATATATACCTTGTTTTAAATTCGATATGTCAATTTTACTGATTGATGATTGTTTTTTCAAGTTTAGAATGGTTTTACCCGTATAATCCATTATTTCTATCGAATTGTTAAAAGTATCGGGAGTGTTTATTGTTAAATAATCTGTGCAAGGATTAGGATATAAATAAATTTGATTTAAAAAAGACGAATTGACCTGTAAGGTTGTAATGGTTACGGTTTGCGATATGGTATCGCTTCCACATTCATTGCTAACAATTAAATATACGGTATATGTGCCCGTTGCCATATAGGTATGAGTTGGATTTTCGGTAGTATCGCCCACTATGTAAGGGAAAAAGTCGGAATCGCCAAAAAACCATTTCCAACTAGTAGCATCGGTAGAGGTGCTGGTAAAATTAACAGTAGCATCGGTTTGGGTATAGGTAAACGAAGCAACAGGGATATTTCCCGGACATTGTAAATCTATCGTTAATATTATCGTGTCGTTTCCACAATCGTTCGTTGCTATTAAAGTTACGTTGTAGCTACCATATTGCGTATAAATATGAGTGGGATTGGCAGTAGTATCGCTTGGCATAAGAGGAAATAACTCATCGCCAAAATACCAACCATAACTAACAGCGTCAACAGATTGATTGGTAAAACTAACTTCTAAACCATTGTTGGTGTATGTAAAAGCAGCATGGGGCATGTTTCCAGGACATATTATTGAAATAGTGTCGCGAAGGGTATCGGTTATACCACATGCATTATACGATATAAGTGTTACAACATAGTCGCCGTATTGAGCATAGTTGTGGGTTGGATTGGTAGTAGTATCACCTTGCGATAAAGGTGGAGGCAATAATTCATCACCAAAATACCAAACATAATGGGTTGCATCGGTCGAAGTATTTGTAAAAGTTACATCGTGAGCATTTTGAACAAATGTAAATGATGAATGAGGAGCACCTGTACACACATCGATGGTAATATCAAACGAAGTTTGAGGTGTTGTAAGGTTTATACTTGAAACAATAATATAATAAGTATTGCCCGAAGTTAGGTTAACTGTTAAAGAAGGATTTCCTGTGATTGAATTGCTATTGGCAATACATTGTACATTGGCATCATCGGGGCATAGATCGGTTACAAATAAACCAACGGCGGGCGAGGTATTCGACAAAGCAATGTGGTAATCACCATCAACAGAAGGAGTAAAAGAAAATACATAATCTTTACCCGACATGTAATTACTAAGACCAGAACCACTACAGGGTAGCGAATTGTAGGTGGTTCCAATAGTAGTTAAACTACTTGCTGAATAAGGAACCGAACTTATAACATTGGCTTCAGAGCAGGTACTACCCGTTTGAGCATAAATACTACTTATAAAAGTTGTTAAAAAGAATAAGGTAAATAATTTTTTCATAGCAAAAAAGTTTTTAATTATTGGCAAAAATAGTATTTTTTTCAAATATAGCCTAATTTATTTTATATTAAATCTTGTAAATTATGTGTATAAAAATAATTTTACAAAATAAAATATAAATGAAAAAAACTATTGTTCATTTAAAAAAAAAGTTATAGTTTTGTGAATTAACATTAAAATTTAGTTTATATGAAAAAACTCTTTGTTATTGTAATTGTAGCAGTTTTTGCTTTTAGTTCTTGTGGCAAATATGAAGAAGGTCCTGCCTTTAGTTTAGCTTCTAAAAAGTCGCGTGTAGTAAATACATGGGTATTAGACAAAGAATTTGTTAATGGACAAGAAGTTACATTAACAGCCGATCAAAAAGATGATTATATTGAATTTACTAAAGATGATAAAGTAAAAATTACTTATGTATCAGGAAGCCAGTCTACTACTGTTGAAGGTACTTGGGAATTTGATGATAAAAAAGAACATTTGATTATTAAATTCTCATATACTTATTTGGGACAA
The sequence above is a segment of the Bacteroidales bacterium genome. Coding sequences within it:
- a CDS encoding adenosylcobalamin-dependent ribonucleoside-diphosphate reductase, with the protein product MTKNEIAQNESLTVYSFDEAYQGALDYFKGDELAAKVWVTKYALKDSYGKIYERSPEDMHWRIANEIARIEKKYPNPMSAQEVYELLKDFKYIVPQGSPMSGIGNNFQIASLSNCFVIGMEGNSDSYGGIMKIDEEQVQLMKRRGGVGHDLSHIRPSGSPVLNSALTSTGLVPFMERYSNSTREVAQDGRRGALMLTVSIKHPDAESFIDAKLEQGKVTGANVSVKIDDEFMRAAINGQKYIQQYPIDSPNPKYTKEIDAAMLWRKIIHNAWKSAEPGILFWDTIIRESVADCYKDLGFRTVATNPCGEIPLCPYDSCRLLAINLYGYVVNPFTSAAFFDFDLFKKHAHAAQRIMDDIIDLELEKIDAILQKIDSDPESDEVKRTERQLWEKIRIKAIQGRRTGIGITAEGDMLAALNLRYGSDEAIDFSVKVHKTLAIEVYRSSVYTAKERGPFPIYDTNREKDNPFINRIKEADPELYKEMTRYGRRNISLLTIAPTGSTSILTQTTSGIEPVFRPVYKRRRKVNPNDKNVKVSFVDEVGDSWEEYVVFHHKFITWLEQNAYDLNEVYQYNDEKLDELVKKSPYYLATANDVDWVAKVKMQGEIQKWVDHSISVTVNLPEEVTKEIVAKVYETGWESGCKGITVYREGSRSGVLISKDNKNKNAQPNTLPFEIKKRPKMLEADVVRFHNNNEKWVAFIGLLDGKPYEIFTGIEDEDVLVIPKSIKKGYIIKNKDEEGQTRYDFQYVDKHGYKTTIEGLSRMFDKEFWNYAKLISGVLRYGMPITDVINLVGSLQLDSDNINTWKAGVERALKKYIPDGAKPKKGAICPNCGQDALVYKEGCLTCSHCGYSKCG
- a CDS encoding PKD domain-containing protein codes for the protein MKKLFTLFFLTTFISSIYAQTGSTCSEANVISSVPYSASSLTTIGTTYNSLPCSGSGLSNYMSGKDYVFSFTPSVDGDYHIALSNTSPAVGLFVTDLCPDDANVQCIANSNSITGNPSLTVNLTSGNTYYIIVSSINLTTPQTSFDITIDVCTGAPHSSFTFVQNAHDVTFTNTSTDATHYVWYFGDELLPPPLSQGDTTTNPTHNYAQYGDYVVTLISYNACGITDTLRDTISIICPGNMPHAAFTYTNNGLEVSFTNQSVDAVSYGWYFGDELFPLMPSDTTANPTHIYTQYGSYNVTLIATNDCGNDTIILTIDLQCPGNIPVASFTYTQTDATVNFTSTSTDATSWKWFFGDSDFFPYIVGDTTENPTHTYMATGTYTVYLIVSNECGSDTISQTVTITTLQVNSSFLNQIYLYPNPCTDYLTINTPDTFNNSIEIMDYTGKTILNLKKQSSISKIDISNLKQGIYIVKIINAEKNYTLPFVKL